One part of the Quercus lobata isolate SW786 chromosome 7, ValleyOak3.0 Primary Assembly, whole genome shotgun sequence genome encodes these proteins:
- the LOC115951713 gene encoding probable disease resistance protein At1g61180 → MKIISLIVDIGGHLVLVVPIRKHFCYLSCYNSNIKNLKDQFQKLGDKRAGVQIEIDAAKQNGEVIAPEIESWVEKVDNISEGLQRFLEEDVKVNVMCLDGWCPNLKSRYFLSRKAKKKTLEIDGLLRDGQFDKVSYPPPPPRIATSSKEGFKVFESRIPVMKEVLTALRDDKINMIAICGIEGIGKTTMAKEVAKRAKDDNLFDEVLMVVVSRKKDLSKIEDQIAMMRRWEINFENVLVILDNVLEELNLKDVGIPYKVELNSCKILLTSRSEELCNQMKSHKIVRIEALTEEEAWSFFKEMAGNCIDTPNLHPIAEKVAKECKGIPIAIVTVGRALENKRKNEWVAALQQLRKSISKNNSGLDSTVYSSIELSYNFLASDEAKSCFLLCCLFLEDYDIPIEYLVRFGVGQRLFAKIDKVAEARNRVHAMVDNLRRSSLLLDSDEEECVKMHDVVGGVAISIANEHVCWEEWTEKDTYEHSAVILIVSRELKNHPDGLECPKLELLQLPCGKDATRQKLPTNLFKGMMGLKVLAMQAIGALGKLEMLSFLGFEIKELPGEIGNLSHLKLLDLSQCSALRHIPLGLLSSLSRLEELYMGNDFVNWEPTEGNREGANASLAELRSFSNSLMVLRLHILNIKLLPKDLHFKNQMIKFQIYACKDPFMHWSFTTDSTFWNRTQYIFKNSLAPHGIVASDIAESRIPRLLLQKSKIILLKEIKDFKNILFKLDREGFPRLEVLSISNSEDVEYLIDATSYQTPRVAFPILESLDLEKLPNLKEIYHSQIPQRSFSGTHSQLACFDELRSITLSYCKCLKNVFSLSIARGLVRRIDTFGSDKMTNIQQTTGSFPDSTPISHKFFSSKTILWQPNLKELSLEGSNERLEVVFDLEGQKDNNDHQRIIVLAELKALRVSYLSNLRYVWKNVPQEIQGFQNLTSINILDCHKLRYLFPPTVAKLLVELQSIEIGWCDMIENIVQRDGEEEVEDVILFPKLTSFDLRSLPNLMSFYIEPYSFEWSSIEKIDMYECPKFKTFGKL, encoded by the exons ATGAAGATTATTTCACTTATCGTTGACATTGGAGGACACTTGGTGTTGGTGGTGCCAATCAGAAAACATTTTTGCTATCTAAGTTGCTACAATAGCAATATCAAGAATCTCAAAGATCAATTTCAGAAGCTGGGTGACAAGAGAGCTGGGGTGCAAATAGAAATTGATGCAGCAAAACAGAACGGAGAGGTAATTGCACCTGAGATTGAGAGCTGGGTAGAAAAGGTAGACAACATTAGTGAAGGTCTGCAGAGATTCCTTGAAGAAGATGTCAAAGTGAATGTGATGTGCTTGGATGGATGGTGTCCCAATTTGAAGTCACGTTATTTCTTGAGTAGGAAAGCTAAGAAGAAGACTTTGGAAATTGATGGGCTTTTAAGGGATGGACAATTTGATAAAGTGTCCTATCCTCCTCCACCACCGAGAATAGCAACTTCATCCAAGGAAGGTTTTAAGGTTTTTGAATCAAGAATACCAGTTATGAAAGAAGTTTTGACTGCTTTAAGGGATGACAAGATCAACATGATTGCCATTTGCGGGATTGAGGGGATTGGAAAGACAACAATGGCAAAAGAGGTAGCAAAAAGAGCCAAAGATGATAACTTATTTGATGAAGTTCTGATGGTAGTAGTGTCCCGTAAAAAAGACTTGAGCAAGATTGAAGATCAAATTGCAATGATGCGACGTTGGGAAATTAACTTTGAGAATGTCCTTGTAATACTAGATAATGTTTTGGAAGAACTTAATCTAAAGGACGTAGGAATTCCTTATAAAGTTGAACTCAATAGTTGCAAAATCTTGTTAACATCAAGAAGTGAAGAACTCTGCAATCAAATGAAATCTCATAAGATTGTTAGAATTGAAGCCTTAACTGAAGAAGAAGCATGGAGCTTTTTCAAAGAGATGGCAGGTAATTGTATAGATACTCCCAATCTACATCCAATAGCAGAAAAGGTTGCGAAGGAATGTAAAGGCATACCCATTGCTATAGTTACTGTTGGAAGAGCTCTagaaaacaagagaaagaatGAGTGGGTTGCTGCACTTCAACAGCTTAGAAAgtctatctcaaaaaataattcagGTTTGGATTCAACTGTCTATTCCAGCATAGAGCTCAGTTACAATTTTCTAGCAAGTGATGAAGCCAAGTCATGCTTTTTGCTATGCTGTTTATTTCTAGAAGATTATGATATTCCCATTGAATATTTAGTCAGATTTGGAGTGGGACAAAGGTTGTTTGCAAAGATTGATAAGGTTGCAGAAGCAAGAAATAGAGTCCATGCAATGGTTGATAATCTTAGAAGATCATCTCTTTTGTTGGATAGCGATGAAGAAGAATGTGTGAAAATGCATGATGTTGTAGGGGGTGTTGCCATATCAATTGCTAATGAACATGTTTGTTGGGAAGAATGGACAGAGAAAGATACATATGAACATTCTGCTGTGATTTTGATTGTatctcgagaattgaaaaatcATCCTGATGGCTTGGAGTGTCCAAAACTTGAGCTTCTTCAACTACCATGTGGCAAAGATGCCACTAGACAAAAGCTCCCAACCAATCTATTTAAAGGGATGATGGGATTAAAGGTTTTGGCTATGCAAG CAATTGGAGCACTTGGGAAACTAGAAATGCTTAGCTTTCTTGGTTTTGAAATCAAGGAGTTGCCAGGAGAAATAGGAAATTTGAGTCATTTAAAGTTGTTAGATCTGTCACAATGCTCTGCTCTTCGACACATTCCACTTGGTCTACTATCAAGTTTATCTAGACTAGAAGAGTTGTACATGGGAAATGACTTTGTGAATTGGGAACCAACGGAAGGCAATAGAGAGGGAGCCAATGCAAGCCTTGCTGAACTAAGGTCATTCTCCAATTCTTTGATGGTTTTACGTCTTCATATTCTAAACATCAAGTTATTGCCAAAAGATTTGCacttcaaaaatcaaatgataaaatttCAGATATATGCGTGTAAGGATCCATTTATGCATTGGAGTTTTACCACCGATTCTACTTTCTGGAACAGAACTcagtatatatttaaaaacagtTTGGCACCTCATGGAATTGTTGCAAGTGATATTGCGGAGAGTCGGATACCTCGTCTACTGTTACAgaaatctaaaattatattgttgaaagaaataaaagatttcAAAAACATTCTCTTCAAGTTAGACAGAGAGGGTTTTCCACGCTTGGAGGTTCTAAGCATTTCAAACAGTGAAGATGTAGAATACTTAATTGATGCCACATCATATCAGACTCCTCGTGTCGCCTTCCCTATCTTGGAGTCATTGGATCTCGAGAAATTGCCTAATTTAAAAGAGATATATCATAGCCAAATCCCACAGAGATCCTTTAGTGGTACACACTCGCAGCTTGCTTGTTTTGACGAACTAAGATCAATTACGCTCAGCTATTGCAAATGTTTGAAAAATGTCTTTTCATTGTCCATAGCAAGAGGTTTG GTTAGAAGGATAGACACTTTTGGAAGTGACAAGATGACAAACATTCAGCAAACTACTGGATCCTTTCCTGACTCAACACCCATCTCTCATAAATTCTTTTCATCCAAGACCATTTTGTGGCAACCTAATTTAAAAGAACTTTCATTGGAGGGTTCAAATGAAAGACTAGAAGTGGTATTTGATCTTGAAGGACAGAAGGACAACAATGACCATCAGAGAATCATAGTACTTGCTGAATTGAAAGCTTTAAGAGTAAGTTATTTATCTAATTTGAGGTATGTGTGGAAGAATGTTCCACAAGAAATTCAAGGCTTTCAAAACCTAACATCAATTAATATACTTGATTGTCATAAACTGAGATATTTATTCCCACCTACTGTTGCAAAACTACTTGTGGAACTTCAAAGCATTGAAATAGGGTGGTGTGACATGATTGAAAACATTGTTCAAagagatggagaagaagaggtagaggatgtcatcttgttcccAAAACTTACTTCCTTCGATTTACGTTCTCTGCCAAATCTTATGAGTTTCTATATTGAACCTTATTCTTTTGAATGGTCATCCATCGAGAAGATAGATATGTATGAGTGTCcgaaattcaaaacatttggGAAGCTGTAG
- the LOC115952698 gene encoding cationic amino acid transporter 2, vacuolar-like isoform X1 — MGLLGDSEEGGKGKGKGKGSSWGGGGVISSLIRRKQVDSVHAKSSAGHQLAKALSVPHLIAIGVGSTIGAGVYILVGTVAREHSGPALTISFLIAGIAAGLSAFCYAELSSRCPSAGSAYHYSYICVGEGVAWLVGWALILEYTIGGAAVARGISPNLALLFGGPNSLPAIIARQHIPGLDIDVDPCAAVLVFIVTGLLCVGIKESTQAQVIITTANVCAMSFVIIAGGYLGFTTGWAGYELPTGYFPFGVDGMLAGSATVFFAYIGFDSVASTAEEVKNPQRDLPLGIGASLFLCCALYMMVSVVVVGLVPYYAMDPDTPISSAFASHGMQWAAYIIAVGTVTALCSTLLGSILPQPRILMAMARDGLLPPFFSEVNIKTQVPMKGTIVTGIGAAILAFIMDVSQLAGMVSVGTLLAFTMVAISVLILRYVPPDEVPLPSSLQGSIDSASLECGRSGQGSNGEQSKFKVGTSMDDDKKPLLVKEDASDILNEENRRKIAGWTIMLTCVGAFLLTYAASNLALPRSLRFSLCGVGGTLLLSGLIVLTCIDQDDARHSFGHTGGFICPFVPLLPIACILINIYLLINLGTATWARVSIWLIVGILVYVFYGRTHSSLRHSVYVPAAHADEIYNSSVSSVA, encoded by the exons ATGGGTCTGTTGGGTGATTCAGAAGAGGgtggaaaaggaaaaggaaaaggaaaaggaagttCATGGGGTGGAGGTGGTGTTATTAGTAGTTTGATTAGAAGGAAGCAGGTGGATTCTGTTCATGCAAAGTCTTCAGCAGGTCACCAATTGGCCAAGGCCTTGTCTGTTCCTCATTTAATTGCAATTG GAGTTGGCTCAACCATTGGAGCTGGAGTGTATATTCTTGTGGGAACGGTTGCTAGAGAGCATTCGGGACCGGCTCTCACCATTTCCTTTCTAATAGCTGGAATAGCAGCTGGTCTTTCAGCTTTTTGCTATGCAGAGCTTTCAAGTCGTTGTCCATCTGCTGGGAGTGCCTATCATTATTCGTACATATGTGTTGGCGAAGG CGTTGCTTGGTTGGTTGGTTGGGCCTTGATACTGGAATATACAATAGGTGGTGCTGCTGTTGCTCGTGGCATATCTCCAAATCTG gCTTTGCTTTTTGGAGGCCCAAATAGTTTGCCTGCTATTATAGCCCGTCAACATATTCCTGGGCTCGATATCGACGTTGACCCATGTGCAGCTGTTctagtatttattgttactgGGCTATTATGTGTTGGAATCAAGGAG aGCACACAGGCACAAGTCATTATCACTACAGCAAATGTATGTGCTATGAGTTTTGTCATAATAGCAGGTGGTTACCTGGGATTCACAACTGGATGGGCTGGTTATGAACTTCCAACAGG GTATTTTCCCTTTGGGGTTGATGGGATGCTTGCTGGTTCTGCAACAGTCTTCTTTGCATACATTGGTTTTGATTCAGTTGCCAGCACTGCTGAGGAG GTGAAGAATCCTCAACGAGATTTGCCTCTTGGGATTGGagcttctttgtttctttgttgtgCATTATATATGATGGTCTCTGTCGTAGTTGTTGGTTTGGTACCTTATTATGCAATGGATCCCGACACCCCCATCTCCTCCGCATTTGCTAGCCATGGGATGCAATGGGCAGC TTACATAATAGCTGTTGGAACTGTTACTGCTCTCTGCTCAACGTTATTGGGTTCCATTCTTCCTCAG CCACGGATTCTGATGGCTATGGCTAGAGATGGATTGCTGCCGCCATTTTTCTCAGAGGTCAATATAAAGACTCAAGTTCCTATGAAGGGCACAATAGTGACTGGGATTGGTGCTGCAATCTTAGCATTCATTATGGATGTTTCACAGCTGGCAGGGATG GTCAGTGTGGGTACACTTCTTGCATTTACCATGGTAGCAATATCTGTATTGATACTCAGATATGTCCCACCAGACGAGGTGCCATTGCCTTCATCTCTTCAGGGGTCAATTGATTCAGCATCATTAGAATGTGGAAGGAGTGGCCAGGGCAGTAATGGAGAACAATCTAAATTTAAGGTTGGCACTTCTATGGATGATGATAAAAAACCTTTACTTGTCAAAGAGGATGCATCAG ACATATTAAATGAGGAAAACAGGCGGAAAATTGCTGGTTGGACCATAATGCTTACATGTGTTGGGGCTTTTCTCCTTACATACGCAGCTTCAAATTTGGCCCTTCCCAG ATCTCTTCGTTTCTCATTGTGCGGTGTTGGTGGTACTCTTCTTCTATCTGGTCTGATTGTGCTGACCTGTATAGATCAGGATGATGCGAGGCATAGCTTTGGGCATACAGGAG GTTTCATTTGCCCGTTTGTGCCACTGCTACCTATTGCTTGCATTCTCATCAACATCTACTTACTGATTAATCTTGG AACTGCCACCTGGGCCCGTGTTTCTATATGGCTGATAGTAGGAATACTGGTTTATGTATTTTATGGCCGAACTCACAGCTCCTTGCGTCATTCAGTTTACGTGCCTGCAGCTCATGCTGATGAAATCTACAACAGTTCTGTGAGCAGTGTGGCCTAA
- the LOC115952698 gene encoding cationic amino acid transporter 2, vacuolar-like isoform X2, which translates to MRAEEGGKGKGKGKGSSWGGGGVISSLIRRKQVDSVHAKSSAGHQLAKALSVPHLIAIGVGSTIGAGVYILVGTVAREHSGPALTISFLIAGIAAGLSAFCYAELSSRCPSAGSAYHYSYICVGEGVAWLVGWALILEYTIGGAAVARGISPNLALLFGGPNSLPAIIARQHIPGLDIDVDPCAAVLVFIVTGLLCVGIKESTQAQVIITTANVCAMSFVIIAGGYLGFTTGWAGYELPTGYFPFGVDGMLAGSATVFFAYIGFDSVASTAEEVKNPQRDLPLGIGASLFLCCALYMMVSVVVVGLVPYYAMDPDTPISSAFASHGMQWAAYIIAVGTVTALCSTLLGSILPQPRILMAMARDGLLPPFFSEVNIKTQVPMKGTIVTGIGAAILAFIMDVSQLAGMVSVGTLLAFTMVAISVLILRYVPPDEVPLPSSLQGSIDSASLECGRSGQGSNGEQSKFKVGTSMDDDKKPLLVKEDASDILNEENRRKIAGWTIMLTCVGAFLLTYAASNLALPRSLRFSLCGVGGTLLLSGLIVLTCIDQDDARHSFGHTGGFICPFVPLLPIACILINIYLLINLGTATWARVSIWLIVGILVYVFYGRTHSSLRHSVYVPAAHADEIYNSSVSSVA; encoded by the exons ATGCGGGCAG AAGAGGgtggaaaaggaaaaggaaaaggaaaaggaagttCATGGGGTGGAGGTGGTGTTATTAGTAGTTTGATTAGAAGGAAGCAGGTGGATTCTGTTCATGCAAAGTCTTCAGCAGGTCACCAATTGGCCAAGGCCTTGTCTGTTCCTCATTTAATTGCAATTG GAGTTGGCTCAACCATTGGAGCTGGAGTGTATATTCTTGTGGGAACGGTTGCTAGAGAGCATTCGGGACCGGCTCTCACCATTTCCTTTCTAATAGCTGGAATAGCAGCTGGTCTTTCAGCTTTTTGCTATGCAGAGCTTTCAAGTCGTTGTCCATCTGCTGGGAGTGCCTATCATTATTCGTACATATGTGTTGGCGAAGG CGTTGCTTGGTTGGTTGGTTGGGCCTTGATACTGGAATATACAATAGGTGGTGCTGCTGTTGCTCGTGGCATATCTCCAAATCTG gCTTTGCTTTTTGGAGGCCCAAATAGTTTGCCTGCTATTATAGCCCGTCAACATATTCCTGGGCTCGATATCGACGTTGACCCATGTGCAGCTGTTctagtatttattgttactgGGCTATTATGTGTTGGAATCAAGGAG aGCACACAGGCACAAGTCATTATCACTACAGCAAATGTATGTGCTATGAGTTTTGTCATAATAGCAGGTGGTTACCTGGGATTCACAACTGGATGGGCTGGTTATGAACTTCCAACAGG GTATTTTCCCTTTGGGGTTGATGGGATGCTTGCTGGTTCTGCAACAGTCTTCTTTGCATACATTGGTTTTGATTCAGTTGCCAGCACTGCTGAGGAG GTGAAGAATCCTCAACGAGATTTGCCTCTTGGGATTGGagcttctttgtttctttgttgtgCATTATATATGATGGTCTCTGTCGTAGTTGTTGGTTTGGTACCTTATTATGCAATGGATCCCGACACCCCCATCTCCTCCGCATTTGCTAGCCATGGGATGCAATGGGCAGC TTACATAATAGCTGTTGGAACTGTTACTGCTCTCTGCTCAACGTTATTGGGTTCCATTCTTCCTCAG CCACGGATTCTGATGGCTATGGCTAGAGATGGATTGCTGCCGCCATTTTTCTCAGAGGTCAATATAAAGACTCAAGTTCCTATGAAGGGCACAATAGTGACTGGGATTGGTGCTGCAATCTTAGCATTCATTATGGATGTTTCACAGCTGGCAGGGATG GTCAGTGTGGGTACACTTCTTGCATTTACCATGGTAGCAATATCTGTATTGATACTCAGATATGTCCCACCAGACGAGGTGCCATTGCCTTCATCTCTTCAGGGGTCAATTGATTCAGCATCATTAGAATGTGGAAGGAGTGGCCAGGGCAGTAATGGAGAACAATCTAAATTTAAGGTTGGCACTTCTATGGATGATGATAAAAAACCTTTACTTGTCAAAGAGGATGCATCAG ACATATTAAATGAGGAAAACAGGCGGAAAATTGCTGGTTGGACCATAATGCTTACATGTGTTGGGGCTTTTCTCCTTACATACGCAGCTTCAAATTTGGCCCTTCCCAG ATCTCTTCGTTTCTCATTGTGCGGTGTTGGTGGTACTCTTCTTCTATCTGGTCTGATTGTGCTGACCTGTATAGATCAGGATGATGCGAGGCATAGCTTTGGGCATACAGGAG GTTTCATTTGCCCGTTTGTGCCACTGCTACCTATTGCTTGCATTCTCATCAACATCTACTTACTGATTAATCTTGG AACTGCCACCTGGGCCCGTGTTTCTATATGGCTGATAGTAGGAATACTGGTTTATGTATTTTATGGCCGAACTCACAGCTCCTTGCGTCATTCAGTTTACGTGCCTGCAGCTCATGCTGATGAAATCTACAACAGTTCTGTGAGCAGTGTGGCCTAA